ATCCTCCCACATGCCTTTTGCCATTTTGATGTCGTGCTGCTGACGTTTCTTGGTGCCGCCCGTGAGAAGGATCACCAGCACGTCGCCATCCCGCCCGAAATACACCCGGTAACCAGGTCCCCAATCGATACGATATTCAAGAACCCCCTCCCCTCCCCTCTTGGCGTTCGAGATGTTGCCCTGTTCGAGGCGCGCGAGAGTGACTGAGACTTTGGCTGCCGCGGCGGCATCCGGTCGGGTGAACCAGTGCTCGAACGGGCTATAGCCGTTGCCTGCAAGGTAGTATCGGAGTTCAATCACAGCGTAAGGTAACTCAAAAGTTACCATCGTTCAAGGGGCGTGAGTCCGGTTCTATGCGCCCCCTCTCACCGGTTTCTCTGGTCAAAATACCACTGTAGAGCGCGAGAGGCAGCGTTTCTCGCCAGGTGAATGGGCCGC
The Acidibrevibacterium fodinaquatile genome window above contains:
- a CDS encoding type II toxin-antitoxin system RelE/ParE family toxin → MELRYYLAGNGYSPFEHWFTRPDAAAAAKVSVTLARLEQGNISNAKRGGEGVLEYRIDWGPGYRVYFGRDGDVLVILLTGGTKKRQQHDIKMAKGMWEDYRRRRPKAR